The proteins below come from a single Chloroflexota bacterium genomic window:
- a CDS encoding 3-hydroxyacyl-CoA dehydrogenase family protein: protein MMSDRRAQIAVIGAGLMGTSIGLDWARAGFSVTIYDNDPDRVESITRRAREIGQALVEGEVISANELNLAVGRMTATADLGEAVAQADYVAEAIVEDLAVKQALYAELDAITRPDAILASNTSSLMPSALAAPTKRPERVLVVHYFNPGHLIPVVEVVMGPQTAPETVETATRLLREAGKTPAVLNKEVPGFIANRLQSALLREALALVEDGVCSMEDLDAVVSLGFGRRLAAFGPFTISDMAGLDVWYAITNYLYPLISAQQEAHTALVDRVQRGDLGFKTGKGFYEWSPAQAAAALAKRDAELLRHLRPPKENIPAEGD from the coding sequence ATGATGAGCGACCGGCGGGCGCAGATCGCCGTGATCGGCGCGGGCCTGATGGGCACCTCGATAGGCCTGGATTGGGCGCGGGCCGGCTTCTCGGTCACGATCTACGACAACGATCCTGACCGGGTGGAGTCCATCACGCGGCGCGCCCGGGAGATCGGGCAGGCGCTGGTGGAAGGCGAGGTCATCTCGGCGAACGAGCTGAACCTGGCAGTCGGGCGGATGACGGCGACGGCCGACCTTGGCGAGGCCGTGGCCCAGGCCGACTACGTGGCCGAGGCGATCGTCGAAGACCTCGCCGTCAAGCAGGCCCTCTACGCGGAGCTTGACGCCATCACCAGACCGGACGCGATCCTCGCCAGCAACACGTCGAGCCTGATGCCCTCCGCGCTGGCCGCCCCCACGAAGCGCCCCGAGCGGGTGCTCGTCGTCCACTACTTCAACCCCGGCCACCTGATCCCCGTGGTCGAGGTCGTGATGGGGCCGCAGACCGCCCCCGAGACGGTCGAGACGGCCACCCGGCTGCTGCGCGAGGCCGGCAAGACGCCGGCCGTCCTGAACAAGGAAGTGCCCGGCTTCATCGCCAACCGGCTGCAGTCGGCGCTGCTCCGCGAGGCGCTGGCGCTGGTGGAAGACGGCGTCTGCTCGATGGAAGACCTGGACGCGGTGGTCAGCCTCGGGTTCGGGCGGCGGCTGGCGGCGTTCGGGCCGTTCACCATCTCCGATATGGCCGGGCTGGATGTCTGGTACGCCATTACCAACTACCTGTATCCGCTGATCAGCGCCCAGCAGGAGGCGCACACGGCCCTGGTGGATCGGGTGCAGCGCGGAGATCTGGGCTTCAAGACGGGGAAGGGATTCTACGAGTGGTCCCCCGCTCAGGCGGCAGCCGCCCTCGCGAAGCGCGACGCCGAGCTGCTGCGCCACCTCCGCCCCCCAAAGGAGAACATCCCGGCCGAGGGCGACTGA